One Streptomyces sp. R28 DNA window includes the following coding sequences:
- a CDS encoding TetR/AcrR family transcriptional regulator — translation MAVRKKDDGKGRGKGQGKGEGTGGSEHESKVVEPSLWERMERPAPTPRASLTLERIATAAVEIADEEGGDAVTMRRLAQKLGVAPMAAYRHVAGKDDLWALMIDRVSRELTVPDDVADWREVLRSFALQTREMMLAHPWTGSMPTPLISLTPSRMAMAERQLATLASSGLDADSMMAAFRAVSSYVHGSTQSEIALRAYKERHGWASGDETRQALAPQMNYLMSTGRYPTFERYGLSAARKDDRAWEFEFGLDCVLDGIAERLGI, via the coding sequence GTGGCGGTCCGCAAGAAGGACGACGGGAAGGGCCGGGGGAAGGGCCAGGGGAAGGGCGAGGGGACGGGCGGGAGCGAGCACGAGAGCAAGGTCGTGGAGCCGTCGCTCTGGGAGCGCATGGAGCGGCCCGCCCCCACACCCCGCGCCTCCCTCACCCTCGAACGGATCGCCACCGCCGCCGTCGAGATCGCCGACGAGGAGGGCGGCGACGCCGTCACCATGCGCCGCCTCGCCCAGAAGCTCGGCGTCGCCCCCATGGCGGCCTACCGGCACGTGGCGGGCAAGGACGACCTCTGGGCGCTCATGATCGACCGCGTCTCCCGGGAGCTGACCGTGCCGGACGACGTGGCGGACTGGCGGGAGGTGCTGCGCTCCTTCGCGCTGCAGACACGGGAGATGATGCTGGCGCACCCCTGGACGGGATCGATGCCCACACCGCTGATCTCGCTCACACCGTCACGGATGGCCATGGCCGAACGGCAGCTGGCCACGCTGGCCTCGTCCGGCCTGGACGCCGACTCGATGATGGCCGCCTTCCGGGCCGTCAGCTCCTATGTGCACGGCTCGACCCAGTCCGAGATCGCCCTGCGCGCGTACAAGGAGCGGCACGGCTGGGCCAGCGGCGACGAGACCCGCCAGGCGCTCGCCCCCCAGATGAACTACCTGATGAGCACGGGACGTTATCCGACCTTCGAGCGTTACGGCCTGAGCGCGGCCCGCAAGGACGACCGTGCCTGGGAGTTCGAGTTCGGCCTCGACTGCGTCCTCGACGGCATCGCGGAACGCCTCGGCATCTGA
- a CDS encoding serine hydrolase domain-containing protein — protein MTVRTTKATRTTLVAATAVALSVALAAPALAATPAGAGHDATRKAMEAAVDVGVPGVTVTAKDGRSTWSATAGVGNLKTGKPRSADDRYRVGSITKTFVATVLLQLEAEGRLSLDDTVQEWLPGLVTGNGHDGSRITLRQLLNHTSGIFNYTADEDFGRTYFLKDGFFEHRYDTKKPEELVALAMTHKPDFEPGTSWNYSNTNFVLAGMVIEKATGRPYGDAVRDRIIKPLHLTATSVPGTRVTVPGPSSRAYSKLAETATGPTYDVTKINPSIAYSAGEMISNSTDLNHFYAALLRGKLLPREQLAEMTTTVPVNEATGYGLGLMKSELSCGVTVWGHGGGIHGSISEAITTKDGRRSLAFNLNGDWSGDTGAVIEAEFCGTKPAKAGDRAGSDTEHRADSGVRFAPPRIG, from the coding sequence ATGACCGTACGGACGACCAAGGCGACCCGCACGACCCTGGTGGCGGCGACGGCAGTGGCGTTGTCGGTGGCCCTCGCGGCCCCCGCGCTGGCGGCGACGCCCGCCGGAGCCGGCCACGACGCGACCCGCAAGGCCATGGAGGCCGCGGTGGACGTCGGCGTGCCCGGAGTGACGGTGACCGCGAAGGACGGCCGGAGCACCTGGTCGGCGACGGCAGGCGTCGGCAACCTCAAGACGGGCAAGCCTCGTTCGGCGGACGACCGCTACCGGGTGGGCAGCATCACCAAGACCTTCGTCGCCACGGTGCTGCTCCAGCTGGAGGCGGAGGGCAGGCTGTCCCTGGACGACACGGTGCAGGAGTGGCTGCCGGGCCTGGTGACGGGAAACGGCCATGACGGCAGCCGCATCACCCTGCGCCAACTCCTCAACCACACCAGCGGCATCTTCAACTACACGGCGGACGAGGACTTCGGACGCACGTACTTCCTCAAGGACGGCTTCTTCGAGCACCGCTACGACACGAAGAAGCCCGAGGAACTGGTCGCGCTCGCCATGACCCACAAGCCGGACTTCGAGCCGGGGACGTCCTGGAACTACTCCAACACCAACTTCGTGCTCGCCGGAATGGTGATCGAGAAGGCCACCGGCCGCCCGTACGGCGACGCGGTCCGCGACCGCATCATCAAGCCCCTGCACCTGACCGCCACGTCCGTCCCGGGTACCCGCGTGACGGTCCCGGGGCCGAGCAGCCGGGCCTACTCCAAGCTGGCCGAGACGGCGACCGGCCCGACCTACGACGTCACGAAGATCAACCCGTCCATCGCCTACTCGGCCGGCGAGATGATCTCCAACTCGACCGACCTCAACCACTTCTACGCGGCCCTCCTGCGCGGCAAGCTCCTCCCGCGCGAGCAACTGGCCGAGATGACCACGACCGTGCCCGTCAACGAGGCCACCGGCTACGGGCTCGGCCTGATGAAGAGCGAGCTGAGCTGCGGCGTCACCGTCTGGGGCCACGGAGGTGGCATCCACGGCTCCATATCCGAGGCGATCACGACGAAGGACGGACGCCGGTCCCTGGCCTTCAACCTCAACGGTGACTGGTCGGGGGACACGGGGGCGGTGATCGAGGCGGAGTTCTGCGGAACGAAGCCGGCGAAGGCCGGTGACCGAGCGGGCTCGGACACGGAGCACCGAGCCGATTCGGGCGTGAGGTTCGCACCGCCTCGTATCGGCTGA
- a CDS encoding DHA2 family efflux MFS transporter permease subunit, translated as MNARTDGTGAGAVRSGPEAAGPEVAGTEVAGTEVAGTEVAGPEVAGPVQEGAPLSRLVVLGLLLGIVLATLDGTIVGTALPTIVGDLGGLDRLPWVLTAYLLTTAVSTPIWGKLGDLYGRKGSYLTSIAVFLVGSALCGLAQDMGQLIAFRAVQGIGAGGLFVGALSLIGTLLTPAEAARSQSLIGVLLPAALLGGPLLGGFLTDQLDWRWVFYVNVPVGAVALAIVGFGVPARGERGEHGGRGEARIDLAGAGLLTGAIVALTLLASWGGTTYAWASPQIIGLGLVSVAALAAFGPVERRAQEAVIPPRLFRDRNFTVAQVLSFVTGAAMLAAASFLPLYMQFVQGMSSTLSGVLLIPLMLGMIGAQLAIGRRVSNGGRSRHYPILGGALATAGALALLTLDVGTPPAAASVLTCVFGVGIGCLMQPAMLITMNSAEPRDMGAASGTQTLLRTIGGSLGVAVLGSVYANRLAATVTDRLGADGKRLTGGELTPALLRGLPDPAQGAFRTGVVDGLHGVALGTAAVCAVAFAVSWLIREVPLRSAPRRTEPPTA; from the coding sequence ATGAACGCGCGTACGGACGGGACAGGTGCGGGTGCGGTGCGGTCAGGGCCGGAAGCGGCGGGACCGGAGGTGGCGGGGACGGAGGTGGCGGGGACGGAGGTGGCGGGGACGGAGGTGGCGGGGCCGGAGGTGGCGGGGCCGGTTCAGGAGGGCGCCCCGCTCTCCCGGCTCGTCGTCCTCGGCCTGCTGCTCGGCATCGTGCTCGCCACGCTCGACGGCACCATCGTCGGCACCGCACTGCCCACCATCGTCGGCGACCTGGGCGGTCTCGACCGGCTGCCCTGGGTGCTCACCGCCTATCTGCTCACCACCGCCGTCTCCACACCCATCTGGGGCAAGCTCGGCGACTTGTACGGCCGCAAGGGCAGCTACCTCACCTCCATTGCCGTCTTCCTCGTCGGTTCCGCTCTGTGCGGACTCGCCCAGGACATGGGGCAGCTGATCGCGTTCCGGGCCGTGCAGGGCATCGGCGCGGGCGGGCTGTTCGTGGGGGCCCTCTCGCTCATCGGGACGCTGCTCACTCCCGCGGAGGCAGCGCGCTCCCAGTCGCTGATCGGGGTACTGCTTCCCGCCGCACTGCTCGGCGGACCGCTGCTCGGCGGCTTCCTCACCGACCAACTGGACTGGCGATGGGTGTTCTACGTCAATGTGCCGGTCGGAGCCGTGGCACTCGCCATCGTCGGCTTCGGGGTGCCGGCGCGAGGTGAACGCGGCGAGCACGGCGGGCGCGGCGAGGCACGGATCGACCTCGCCGGCGCAGGGCTGCTGACCGGCGCGATCGTCGCCCTGACGCTGCTCGCGAGCTGGGGCGGGACGACGTACGCCTGGGCCTCACCGCAGATCATCGGGCTCGGCCTGGTGTCCGTGGCCGCACTCGCCGCGTTCGGGCCCGTCGAGCGGCGGGCCCAGGAGGCGGTGATCCCGCCCCGGCTGTTCCGCGACCGCAACTTCACCGTGGCGCAGGTCCTGAGCTTCGTCACGGGCGCGGCCATGCTGGCGGCGGCGAGCTTTCTGCCGCTGTACATGCAGTTCGTGCAGGGCATGTCGTCGACGTTGAGCGGTGTGCTGCTCATCCCGCTGATGCTCGGCATGATCGGCGCACAGCTCGCCATCGGGCGGCGGGTGAGCAACGGCGGCCGCTCCCGCCACTACCCGATCCTGGGCGGCGCGCTGGCCACGGCGGGTGCCCTGGCTCTGCTCACGCTCGATGTCGGCACGCCCCCGGCTGCGGCCTCGGTGCTGACCTGCGTGTTCGGTGTGGGAATCGGCTGCCTGATGCAGCCGGCGATGCTGATCACCATGAACAGCGCCGAGCCGCGCGACATGGGCGCGGCCAGCGGGACCCAGACGCTGCTGCGCACCATCGGCGGCTCGCTCGGCGTCGCGGTCCTCGGCTCTGTCTACGCGAACCGTCTCGCCGCCACCGTCACGGACCGGCTCGGCGCCGACGGGAAGCGGCTGACGGGCGGGGAACTCACGCCCGCGCTGCTGAGAGGCCTGCCGGACCCGGCCCAGGGCGCGTTCCGGACGGGTGTCGTCGATGGGCTGCACGGTGTCGCGCTCGGTACGGCCGCGGTGTGCGCCGTGGCGTTCGCGGTGTCCTGGCTGATCCGGGAGGTGCCGCTGCGGAGTGCTCCCCGACGAACCGAGCCGCCGACGGCATGA
- a CDS encoding glycosyltransferase has translation MLSVYDGFFSGGARIVHSDVVLGLMEGGQHHQVLSIHGEVHREATRQRMEDDACYRSLTAAGAGVTSLGRVQGGGRIPVTFNGPELAETARAMAGADVILSLKEQPLALLNQAGLPRRPVVVCLHRSDPENQGSSLADLKAAIADGTVAACVCCAESTRAAYEAAGIPSDLLHVIPNGVDLFRFRPDPARRLALRTDLGIDHQAPVVVYAARYDAMKNVPLFLRAAAAWLRRTPNGHVLMCGAGMTAANPRLDADIRAALGHGHDRRRLHLLGVRGDMETVYAGADVVALTSTWGEAAPLCLIEGMMCGAVPVTTDVGDSAAIVAGRGIVTAPHPEVIARAWTTAVVDRAAYAPALAASRELFSRTRMIASYAALIDRLHAGSARPALREPH, from the coding sequence GTGCTGTCGGTCTACGACGGCTTCTTCTCCGGCGGAGCCCGGATCGTTCACAGTGATGTGGTGCTGGGGCTCATGGAGGGCGGCCAGCACCACCAGGTGCTGAGTATTCACGGCGAGGTACACCGGGAGGCCACCCGGCAGCGGATGGAGGACGACGCCTGCTACCGGTCGCTGACCGCGGCGGGGGCGGGCGTCACCTCGCTGGGCCGGGTCCAGGGAGGTGGTCGGATTCCAGTCACCTTCAACGGGCCGGAGCTGGCCGAGACCGCGCGGGCCATGGCCGGGGCCGACGTGATCCTCTCCCTCAAGGAGCAGCCGCTGGCCCTCCTCAACCAGGCGGGCCTGCCACGCCGCCCGGTCGTGGTCTGTCTGCACCGCTCGGACCCGGAGAACCAGGGCTCGTCCCTGGCCGACCTCAAGGCCGCCATCGCCGACGGCACGGTGGCGGCCTGCGTCTGCTGCGCGGAGTCGACGCGGGCCGCGTACGAGGCCGCCGGCATCCCGTCCGACCTGCTCCACGTGATCCCGAACGGCGTGGACCTGTTCCGCTTCCGCCCCGACCCGGCGCGCAGACTGGCCCTGCGCACGGATCTCGGCATCGACCACCAGGCGCCGGTGGTGGTCTACGCCGCCCGGTACGACGCGATGAAGAACGTCCCCCTCTTCCTGCGGGCCGCCGCAGCCTGGCTGCGCCGCACCCCCAACGGTCACGTCCTGATGTGCGGCGCCGGCATGACGGCGGCCAACCCGAGGCTCGACGCCGACATCCGGGCCGCGCTCGGACACGGGCACGACAGGCGCCGCCTGCACCTCCTCGGCGTCCGGGGCGACATGGAGACCGTCTACGCCGGTGCCGACGTGGTCGCCCTCACCTCGACCTGGGGCGAGGCGGCGCCCCTGTGCCTGATCGAGGGCATGATGTGCGGGGCCGTACCCGTGACCACCGACGTCGGCGACAGCGCGGCGATCGTGGCCGGGCGCGGAATCGTCACGGCACCGCACCCCGAGGTGATCGCCCGCGCCTGGACGACCGCGGTCGTCGACCGCGCCGCCTACGCCCCGGCCCTGGCGGCGAGCCGCGAGCTCTTCAGCCGCACCCGCATGATCGCCTCCTACGCGGCCCTCATCGACCGTCTGCACGCGGGGTCGGCGCGCCCCGCCTTGCGGGAGCCGCACTGA
- the pepN gene encoding aminopeptidase N gives MPGENLSRDEARERAALLSVDGYEVSLDLRSAVGDQAGDGPRTFRSVTTIRFRCNEPGASSFADLIAPSVTALSLNGRDLDPGAVFDGSRITLEDLAADNELIVDAQCAYSRTGEGLHRFVDPEDGEVYLYTQYEPADSRRVFANFEQPDLKAPFRFEVRAPQEWTVWSNGVGERVDGVWRFAETKPISTYITCVVAGPYHYVTDSYSRTFADGTTLRIPLGAMCRKGLAPYFDADDVFLVTKQGLDFFHDHFDYPYPFGKYDQAFVPEYNLGAMENPGMVTFREEYIFRGKVTRSSYEGRANVILHEMAHMWFGDLVTMVWWDDLWLKESFADFMGTFANVGATRFKDAWITFANRRKAWAYRADQLPSTHPITADIRDLQDAKLNFDGITYAKGASVLKQLVAYVGQDAFLEGARRYFKRHAYGNTRLGDLLSVLEETSGRDMGAWAHSWLQTAGVNSLTPQVLLDGEGRIDELAVLQEAAESHPELRPHRVAVGLYRRGAQGALERFAQAEVDVDGPRAVVAELAGADAPELVLVNDDDLTYCKTRFDETSLATLREHLGALTDPLARALCWSALWNMTRDALLPARDFVGLVLRFAGRESDIGVLQMLHAWANSSLVHYVTPEWRPAGERLLAEGALRELRAAAPGSEQQLAWARFFASVASGSQDLALLRGLLEGTEKIEGLDVDQELRWAFLGPLAEHGVADESVLAAELARDDTASGKRHQVRCLASRPSAAVKAQAWAQVVESDALSNALVEATIAGFTQPSQRELLAPYADKYFAAIERVWAERSIQIGMDVVRGLFPGLQQSQATLDATDAWLAAHEDAAPALRRLVLEARDDLARGLRGQACDAAHE, from the coding sequence GTGCCCGGTGAGAATCTGTCCCGCGACGAGGCCCGGGAGCGGGCCGCCCTCCTGTCCGTCGACGGGTACGAGGTGTCCCTCGACCTGCGCTCGGCGGTCGGCGACCAGGCCGGGGACGGTCCGCGCACCTTCCGGTCCGTGACCACGATCCGCTTCCGGTGCAACGAGCCGGGGGCGTCGAGCTTCGCGGACCTGATCGCCCCGAGCGTCACGGCGCTCTCCCTGAACGGCCGGGACCTCGACCCGGGCGCGGTGTTCGACGGCTCCCGGATCACCCTGGAGGACCTCGCCGCCGACAACGAGCTGATCGTCGACGCCCAGTGCGCCTACTCCCGCACCGGCGAGGGCCTGCACCGCTTCGTCGACCCCGAGGACGGCGAGGTCTACCTCTACACCCAGTACGAGCCGGCCGACTCCCGCCGCGTCTTCGCGAACTTCGAGCAGCCGGACCTCAAGGCCCCGTTCCGCTTCGAGGTGCGGGCGCCGCAGGAGTGGACGGTGTGGAGCAACGGCGTCGGCGAACGCGTCGACGGGGTGTGGCGGTTCGCGGAGACCAAGCCGATCTCGACGTACATCACCTGCGTGGTGGCCGGCCCGTACCACTACGTCACGGACTCCTACTCCCGCACCTTCGCCGACGGCACGACGCTGCGGATCCCCCTCGGCGCCATGTGCCGCAAGGGCCTCGCCCCCTACTTCGACGCCGACGACGTCTTCCTGGTCACCAAGCAGGGCCTGGACTTCTTCCACGACCACTTCGACTACCCGTACCCCTTCGGGAAGTACGACCAGGCGTTCGTGCCCGAGTACAACCTCGGCGCGATGGAGAACCCGGGGATGGTGACCTTCCGGGAGGAGTACATCTTCCGCGGCAAGGTGACGCGGTCGTCGTACGAGGGCCGGGCCAACGTCATCCTGCACGAGATGGCGCACATGTGGTTCGGCGACCTGGTCACCATGGTGTGGTGGGACGACCTGTGGCTGAAGGAGTCCTTCGCGGACTTCATGGGCACCTTCGCGAACGTGGGCGCGACCCGCTTCAAGGACGCGTGGATCACCTTCGCCAACCGTCGCAAGGCCTGGGCGTACCGCGCCGACCAGCTGCCCTCCACGCACCCGATCACCGCCGACATCCGCGACCTGCAGGACGCGAAGCTCAACTTCGACGGCATCACGTACGCCAAGGGCGCTTCCGTACTGAAGCAACTCGTCGCGTACGTCGGCCAGGACGCGTTCCTGGAGGGTGCGCGGCGCTACTTCAAGCGGCACGCGTACGGCAACACGCGCCTCGGTGACCTGCTGTCGGTCCTGGAGGAGACCAGCGGGCGGGACATGGGCGCGTGGGCGCATTCCTGGCTGCAGACGGCGGGCGTGAACTCGCTGACCCCGCAGGTGCTGCTGGACGGCGAGGGGCGCATCGACGAGCTGGCCGTGCTCCAGGAGGCCGCCGAGTCCCACCCCGAGCTGCGCCCGCACCGGGTCGCCGTGGGCCTGTACCGGCGGGGCGCGCAGGGGGCGCTGGAGCGGTTCGCGCAGGCCGAGGTGGACGTCGACGGTCCGCGCGCGGTGGTGGCGGAGCTGGCGGGCGCGGACGCCCCGGAGCTGGTGCTGGTCAACGACGACGACCTGACGTACTGCAAGACCCGCTTCGACGAGACGTCCCTGGCGACGCTGCGGGAGCACCTGGGCGCGCTGACCGACCCGCTCGCCAGGGCCCTGTGCTGGTCGGCGCTGTGGAACATGACGCGGGACGCGCTGCTGCCGGCGCGGGACTTCGTGGGCCTGGTGCTGCGGTTCGCGGGGCGCGAGTCCGACATCGGCGTGCTGCAGATGCTGCACGCGTGGGCGAACTCGTCGCTGGTCCACTATGTGACGCCCGAGTGGCGGCCGGCCGGCGAACGGCTGCTCGCCGAGGGCGCGCTGCGGGAGCTGCGGGCCGCCGCGCCGGGCAGCGAGCAGCAGCTGGCGTGGGCGCGGTTCTTCGCGTCGGTGGCATCGGGGTCGCAGGACCTGGCGCTGCTGCGGGGTCTGCTGGAGGGCACCGAGAAGATCGAGGGCCTGGACGTCGACCAGGAGCTGCGCTGGGCGTTCCTGGGGCCGCTGGCCGAGCACGGCGTGGCGGACGAGTCGGTGCTGGCCGCCGAACTGGCCCGCGACGACACCGCCTCGGGCAAGCGCCACCAGGTCCGCTGCCTCGCCTCCCGGCCGTCGGCGGCGGTGAAGGCGCAGGCGTGGGCGCAGGTCGTCGAGTCCGACGCGCTGTCCAACGCGCTCGTCGAGGCGACCATCGCGGGCTTCACGCAGCCCTCGCAGCGGGAGCTGCTCGCGCCGTACGCCGACAAGTACTTCGCGGCGATCGAGCGGGTGTGGGCCGAGCGGTCGATCCAGATCGGCATGGACGTGGTCCGGGGCCTGTTCCCGGGGCTGCAGCAGTCGCAGGCCACGCTGGACGCGACGGACGCGTGGCTCGCGGCCCACGAGGACGCGGCGCCGGCGCTGCGGCGGCTGGTGCTGGAGGCGCGGGACGACCTGGCGCGGGGGCTGCGGGGGCAGGCGTGCGACGCGGCGCACGAGTGA
- a CDS encoding PLP-dependent aminotransferase family protein, with amino-acid sequence MRESQTNLAGDLLLQLGQPGEGPLHERVKRALRTAIRDGRLEVGTALPPSRRLATDLGCSRWAVTEAYSQLVAEGYLEAQTGSATRVRWTNVPDAGSGRRAPRRAAEALFDLGPGLPDLRVFPRRRWAEAVRAQVTTTAFTELGYPPPGGHPRLRRTLVAYLGRSRGVTATPEDVTVCTSVTDGVRRVCHALRAEGITAVGCEEPGWTRLREVIRAAGLDAVPVRTDGGGLCVDDLVGHTGLRAVLTSPAHQFPLGTVLAPERRAALLRWARQVDGVVLEDDYDAEFRYDRRPVAALQGMAPSRVVLFKSLSKILSPALGIGWIVAPTRWTQHLHRSDQTAAQPPTLDQLAFAELLESGAYDRHLRACRKRYRDRRDALVQALARQLPGAPVSGIAAGLHLILRLPRTVDTAAVVTAAAARSLRIADLTAYHATEDHAEHGLVLGYGNLADGAVQEAVRHLREAIEQCGGLMPQGLGGGPATPVSAAPARRGAPTPRADGR; translated from the coding sequence ATGCGGGAATCACAGACCAATCTGGCGGGCGATCTTCTGCTTCAGCTGGGGCAGCCCGGCGAGGGCCCGCTGCACGAGCGGGTGAAGCGGGCGCTGCGCACGGCGATCAGGGACGGGCGTCTCGAGGTCGGCACCGCCCTGCCGCCCAGTCGCCGGCTCGCCACCGACCTCGGCTGTTCGCGCTGGGCGGTCACCGAGGCGTACAGCCAGCTCGTCGCCGAGGGATATCTGGAGGCGCAGACCGGCTCCGCCACCCGGGTGCGCTGGACGAACGTCCCCGACGCCGGTTCCGGGCGCCGCGCACCGCGCCGGGCTGCCGAGGCGCTCTTCGACCTCGGTCCGGGTCTGCCGGACCTGCGCGTGTTTCCACGCCGCCGGTGGGCCGAGGCCGTACGGGCACAGGTGACCACCACGGCGTTCACGGAGCTCGGCTACCCGCCGCCCGGCGGTCACCCGCGGCTCAGGCGGACGCTCGTCGCCTACCTGGGCCGCTCCCGCGGCGTCACCGCGACCCCGGAGGACGTGACGGTGTGCACGAGCGTGACCGACGGAGTACGGCGCGTCTGCCACGCCCTGCGCGCCGAAGGCATCACCGCGGTCGGTTGCGAGGAACCGGGCTGGACACGGCTGCGTGAGGTGATCCGCGCCGCCGGTCTGGACGCGGTGCCCGTGCGCACGGACGGCGGGGGCCTGTGCGTCGACGACCTCGTCGGACACACCGGCCTACGGGCCGTACTGACGAGCCCGGCGCACCAGTTCCCGCTGGGCACCGTGCTCGCCCCCGAGCGGCGCGCCGCCCTGCTGCGGTGGGCGCGCCAGGTGGACGGCGTCGTACTGGAGGACGACTACGACGCGGAGTTCCGCTACGACCGGCGTCCGGTCGCGGCCCTGCAGGGAATGGCCCCGTCTCGCGTCGTCCTGTTCAAGTCGCTCAGCAAGATACTGTCCCCGGCGCTCGGCATCGGGTGGATCGTGGCACCGACCCGCTGGACCCAGCACCTGCACCGGTCCGACCAGACGGCGGCCCAGCCCCCGACGCTCGACCAGCTGGCCTTCGCCGAACTGCTGGAGTCGGGCGCCTACGACCGTCACCTGCGGGCCTGCCGGAAGCGCTACCGCGACCGCCGCGACGCACTCGTCCAGGCCCTCGCCCGGCAACTGCCCGGAGCCCCGGTCTCCGGCATCGCGGCCGGCCTCCACCTCATCCTCCGCCTGCCCCGCACCGTGGACACCGCGGCCGTGGTCACCGCGGCGGCCGCCCGGTCACTGCGCATCGCCGACCTCACCGCCTACCACGCCACCGAGGACCACGCCGAGCACGGCCTGGTCCTCGGCTACGGCAACCTCGCGGACGGCGCGGTGCAGGAAGCGGTACGCCATCTGCGCGAGGCGATCGAGCAGTGCGGGGGCCTGATGCCGCAGGGGCTCGGCGGCGGTCCGGCGACTCCCGTCAGTGCGGCTCCCGCAAGGCGGGGCGCGCCGACCCCGCGTGCAGACGGTCGATGA
- a CDS encoding NADPH-dependent FMN reductase, with product MPATTEPLRIAVLVGSTREGRFAPVVTKWLSGHLGQRDDMRADVVDLAETPLPTVFPAFGQQPPPGTEEALALVTPRLAAADAFVLVTPEYNHSYPASLKNAIDWHNEQWHGKPIGFVSYGGLSGGLRAVEHLRVVMAELNAMTIRNTVSFHDAWSRFDADGSVKDPAADTAAKALLDQLAWWAHALRDARSVRPYAA from the coding sequence ATGCCTGCCACCACCGAACCGCTCCGCATCGCCGTCCTCGTCGGCTCGACCCGTGAGGGCCGCTTCGCACCCGTCGTGACGAAGTGGCTCAGCGGCCACCTCGGGCAGCGGGACGACATGCGCGCCGACGTCGTCGACCTCGCGGAGACCCCGCTGCCGACGGTGTTCCCGGCCTTCGGGCAGCAGCCGCCGCCCGGCACCGAGGAGGCGCTGGCCCTCGTGACGCCGCGACTCGCCGCCGCAGACGCCTTCGTCCTCGTCACGCCCGAGTACAACCACAGCTATCCGGCGTCCCTGAAGAACGCGATCGACTGGCACAACGAGCAGTGGCACGGCAAGCCGATCGGTTTCGTCTCGTACGGAGGTCTGTCCGGTGGCCTGCGTGCCGTGGAGCATCTGCGGGTCGTCATGGCCGAGTTGAATGCCATGACCATCCGCAACACCGTCAGCTTCCACGACGCCTGGAGCCGCTTCGACGCGGACGGCAGCGTCAAGGACCCCGCCGCCGACACGGCCGCGAAGGCGCTCCTCGACCAGTTGGCCTGGTGGGCCCATGCCCTGCGGGACGCCAGGTCCGTCCGCCCCTACGCCGCCTGA